One Cyanobacterium sp. T60_A2020_053 genomic window, GGAAATTTTCATAACACTTAAATTGATTGGCTAAATTTTTGAACTTAATTATAGCACTGACTTTCTAGTTTCAGTCAATGAATTAAAAGGGCAAGGGGCAAGGGGCAAAGGGCAACGGTAAATTTCAAGATAGCTTTCACTACCTTATTTCTTTGCTTACGTCTTAAAAGACAGGGTTTTCAACCCTTCATAATTCATAATTCATAATTCATAATTCTTCCTCCCCTACGCCTTTTCTCCTCACATCATAGAAAGCTACTCTTGACAAGGGGGATATTCTAAAGAAAGTTGACCCAAATAACCCTTGCGGAAGTCTTGTAACAGTTGCCTAGCGCCCCTCTCCCTATCCCCTTGATAACGCATGACACCTAATTCATTCATAAACTCTTCCCCCGTCATATCCAAGGCATCTAAACCATAACGAGCCGACAAAGCGCCCTCCAAACCTAGATTAACCAATAAATCTACAAAGGCTTCCGCTACTTCTTGATTATTGTAGGCAGCATCGCCAATATCTTCACAAACAGCCAATTTGAGAGCATCCGCCTGATTTTCTAACTTGAGGGGAATTACTCCCGGTGCATCTAATAATTCAATATCATCAGAAATTCTCACCCATTGTAACTGACGAGTTACCCCTGCTTTACGGGCGCTTTTGACAATTTTACGATTTAATAAGCGGTTGATGAGCGCTGATTTGCCCACATTAGGAAAACCAATCACCACAGCGCGCACCGGGCGAGGCAACATACCCCGATTATGGCGCTTTTCATTCACCGCCACCCCACAAGACTGTGCCGCTTTACTAATAGTTTTCACCCCTTGCCCATCTTTAGCGTTAGCAAAAAATGGCGTTTCACTCTGGGAAACAAACCAATTTTGCCAGAGTTTCTTTAAATCAGGGGTAATCATGTCCACCCGATTGAGAATTAATAAACGAGGTTTTTCGCCAATCCATTCCTTAACTTGGGGATGATGAGAGGCAAGGGGAATACGAGCATCCCTCACTTCTAAGACAACATCAACTCGTTTTAACTGTTCTTTTAGCTGTTTTTCTGCTTTGCTGATGTGTCCGGGATACCATTGAATTAATGCCATGAAATTATTATTAACCTTAAACAATTAATATAGCAATTTCTGAGAAAGTCTGTCAAAGTAACGAATTGTTAATGATTACTTTCTAATGAGTAACAATTTAATGGAAGATAAAATATAATGGGGTTGCAATCCAAATATTCTTGATAATCGAAATAATGAATATTTTTAATAATTCATTTAGTTTGCAAAGTAAAAAATGGAAAATATTACCTTTTATTCTAAGTGGTATAATTTTATTTACCGTCAATTCTCATCTAAATTTTAATTATTTCACTAGAGGCTATTTAACGATATTGGAAATACAAATTTTAGCTTTATTATTTTATTTTTTTATCGCTAAATCTAAACGAAAATTACCAATCAATAATAAATAAACTTTGATTAATTTGAGGCTGGAAGCCAGAAATAAGTTGAAAAAAAGTTATTTTTTTGGAGATGTTCAATTAATGTAATATAGGAAAAATATTGAGATTATGAAAAATAGAGGAATTGCTATTGTATTAGTTTTTTTCTTGGGAGGATTTGGGGTTCACAAATTCTACTTAGGCAATAATTTTGCTGGAGTTTTATATCTGGTTTTCTTTTGGACTTTTATTCCTAGTATTTTGGCTATTTTTGATTTTTTCGGTTTACTTCTGATGTCAGCTCAGGCTTTTAATGCTCAATATAATTTTATTTCTGGTTCATCTCCATCTCAGTTTACATTTGAATCAACTAAAGATAAAGTAGCAACTTTAAATGAATTGAAAAAACTCTATGATAACGGCATAATTACGGCAGAAGAATACGAAGAAAAGCGCCGAAAATTTTTAGATTCTATCTAAGTAAACTAACTATATTAAATCGTGTCTAATAATTCTAATTGGTTTGAAAAAACACCGCAATGGATATGGGGTGCATTTGTTCCTATGTTTGGGGGTGCATCGTTGATTTTTGCAGGTTGGAAAGCTAAAACTAATTCTTGGATGGCTATGGGAGGAGGATTGATTGTTGGTAGTCTTTTTATGTCCTCAATTTTCCCACCTTTAATGTATTTGATCTGGGGCGGACAAGTATTTTTAGCTTTTAAATTTAAACAAGATTATTTAATTAAAACTGTGCCAAAAGGTACGAAGATACCTTCGTCAAAAATTGCTCAATTATTAGCAGAAAAGCGAGGACAAGTTGATATAAATAATTGCTCTAAAGACGATATTGTTTATCAGTTAGGTTTACCGATTATTTACGCTAATGATTTGGAAATATTGAGACGAGAGGGTTATTTTTTCACTGATATTGATGAGTTAGCGGAAGTGGCTGGAATACCTGAGCATCTCTTACAAAGAATTGAACCTTTAATTGTTTTTCGCTATGATTTAAGGAAAGAAACTGATATTTCTTGGCGAAGATTAAATAGCTATTCTGTAGAAGAATTAGTTAATCATGGTATTGATTTTGAAAGTGCAAAAAAAATTGTTTCAGAAAGAACTAAAAATGGACAATTTAATTCTTTAGTGGATGTTTTAAAAAGAACTAAAATACCAATCAATGTATATCGGCATTTAGCCTAAACATTAAAAGGATAATTGACAATTATCCATTTTCTATTTTAACCATCCCTCTAGTCTTTGTTGTTGGAGGGCGCTCATTTTTGGGATAGTTTTGAGCTTATAAGCTGATGGCTGTGGTGTTGCTAATTTTATTTTTGTAGTTAATAACTCATCTTCATGAAAAACAGTTAATTCGATGGTGTCTTCGGGTTGATAATCCTGTAATCTTTCCATTAAATTTTCTCCTGTCACCCGAAAACCATCCACCGCTAATAATTCATCTCCAGCTTGTAATCCAGCAATCCCAGCCGGAGAGGTGGCATCAACGAATGTAATTTTTTCCGTTGTGCCTTCCCTTTGCACAATAATGCCTAAGGTGGGGGGCGCTTTTTTCTCAATTTTTTCCTCAATCATCAACCCAAAAGGTTCTAAATACTCATCGAAAGGTAGTTCTTCTGTACCATCTAAATATAATTCCCAAAATTTACTTAAATCTTCTTGGGCAAAGTCTTCGATAACGTTCTTTAATTCATTCTCGGTATAGCCGACTTCTGGTTTGCCAAATTGTTGCCACATTTGACCCATTACATTATCAAAAGAATGTTTATTTTCACTATTTTTTCTAATTAATAAATCTAGTAAAAAACAAATAAATTGACCTTTTAAGTAATAAGAAATCTGATTGTTATTGCTGTAGGGAGTGCGCCTGTATAATTTAATCCAAGCGTCAAAACTTGACTCTCGTAAGGGTTGAACTTTTCTGCCCGGCGTGTTTAAGTATTGAGTAATATCTTTGTTTAACAGAGAAAATAATGTCAAACGGTCATAAATTTTGGCACGGTAGGGGATAAAAATATCATAAAAACTCGTAGCGCCCTCACAAAACCACAGAGAAGAAGTATAATTTTCTTGGTCATAATCAAAAGTTTCTAATGCTTTAGGACGAATCCTTTTTACATTCCAAAGATGGAAAAATTCGTGCGCTACTAATTGAATAAAACGGTCATATTTTTCTTTTTTTTGAAATCCAAAACGAGGATAGTTTAACACACAACAATCTTTATGCTCTAAACCACCAAAACCACTACCTGATAAATGTAAAAGAAAGAAATAGTTATCGTAAGGTAATTCTCCGAAAATTTTTGTTTCTATTTCAATGATTTTTTTAGTATCTTTAATAATTTTATTTGTATCGATATTACCCTTACCCCATGTTACCCACTGATGAGGTTTATTTAATACTTGAAAATACTCTATTTTTTGCTCTCCAATTTCAAAAGGGCTATCCACTAATTGATCAAAATCATCAGCAATAAAAGTATGTTCATCTACTGATTTCAAAGCAGTGGTGATGTGCCAAGGGAGGGGCGCTGTGTCAATACTTACTTGATATTGTATATCTTCATATTCAGGAATGTAAAAGAATAATCCCGCACCGTTAAAATAGCCATGAGTAGCATCAAGGTGATTTGTTCTTACTGTTAATTCATTGGCATAAATTTTATATTGAACAGTTATTTTATTTTCGCTTTTAGTTTCAATTTGCCAGTAATTTTTAGCATTTTTTCGCCATGTTAATAAAGTTTGTTGATCACTTTTGGTCGCAGTAAAATCTTGTAAATGTTGGCTATATTCTCTCACTAAATAAGAGCCGGGTGTCCACACTGGCATTTTTAAATCTAAGTTTTCTTTTTGCCAATTATCGATTGTTAACGTGATGTCAAAAAGATGTAATTGAGGATTTTTGATTTTAATGTGATAGTGAATATTTGGTTTTATTGGTGTCATCTGATTTTATTTTTTAATACCTGATTGAAAATAGCCAATAGGGAGAGGAAAGCAATATTTTATAATAATTGATGTATTAGTAGTTAAAAACTTCTAAATTTTAAACTATTAGCTAGTTTGAGAAATTGACCTTTTTGAGATTAAAGACGTTGAGCGATGCGTAACTTAGCCGAACGAGAGCGCCCGTTGTCCCCTTTTTCAGCCTCAGATGGTATGATAGGCTTTTTGGTAATCACTTTTAGTAAAGGATGATCTCGAAATTGATGTTTAATCAAACGATCTTCCAAACTATGAAAACTAATCATAGCAATAACTCCCCCTGATTTTAGCCAATGGGGCGCAATATCTAAAAATTTACGCAAAGAATCTAACTCTTGATTAACCGCAATACGCAAAGCCTGAAATGTACGGGTAGCTGGGTGAATGCGCCCATAGCGCCCCTTAGGAGGATAACAGAGGCTTACTAAGTCCGCCAGTTGAGTTGTAGTATGCAGAGGTCTTTTTTCCACGATTTTACGGGCAATACGGCGAGATAATCTTTCTTCACCATAGTTATAGATCACATCCGCGATGTCCTTTTCCTGCCAATGATTGATAATATCCTTAGCACTGAGGGGTTGAGTTTGATCCATGCGCATATCCAAATCCCCCTCATGACGGAAGCTAAAACCCCTTTCGGCTTGGTCTAATTGTGGTGAACTCACCCCCAAATCAGCGATAATACCATTAAATTGTTGTTCTTGTGGCAAAAACTCCGCAAAATTACCATGCCAAAAAGTCAGACGTTTTAGATATGATGGTGGTAATAATTGTTGGGTAGCTAAAAAAGCCTCGGCATCTCGGTCAATCACCGTCATGGTAATGCTATCATAGTGGTCGAGAATTAATTTAGTGTGTCCGCCCCTGCCGAGGGTAGCATCGAGATAGTGTCCTCCTTCTGTGAGGTGAAGGGCGCTAATTAATTCAGATGCTAAAACGGAAATATGAGCGGAATTTTCGTCAGTTTTCATTGTTTAGGGGTCATTTCCTACTATTAAATTTTAGCCAGCAATGGTTAATGTACAAATCTTTTCATAACTTTTACCATGAAACAAGCTAACTCCATCTCTATTTTAATATTGTTAGGGGCGTTCTTGCTCATCACCGGTTGCAATGCTATTCCCGAAAATTCTGTTATCACCCCTGAAAATGAAACCACGGCGGAGGGCGCTGATACTGCAGAAGAAATACCTACACGTTACATTCCAGCCGAAAATGAACCAGTAACCAATTTTGGAGAAGGTCCAACAGCGATAATGAAAGAGCAGACGGGCGCTGATGATATATATAGAGATGTTTATGAATATGATCTTAATACCTCAAAAGTAAACAATCCCGACCTTGGTACGGGGTTGGGCGCTATGTTTGGCACAGAACAAAAAGCCACCCCCTCCGATTATCGTCGTTTACAACAGAAGTTGGTAGGAACTTTAGCCGAAGACATCCAAGCTCAACAATCGCCATCATCTCCTAATAATCAAAATAGTAATTTTGATCCTACCAATTCTGTAGCAACTCCAGCGCCCTCCCCCGTACAAAACAGTTGGTTTTTATTTTACGGTAAAGCTCAACAAACCGCAAATCCCGGTGACTTAATTGGTAATACGGATATAGTCAGAGAACAACTAGAATTAGAAAGACAAGTGAGAGAAAGAGTAAACCAGCGCACTTCCCCCTCTCGTTAAAAAAAAGGTTTTTGTCATAGATATTTATCCAAAACAGCCTCTTGTTTCTTCAAAAAATCTGTATTTCTGGTATCCGAATCAAAAATAAGTGAGACAAAATATCAACTCACAGAAAATGATGATTATGCCAAAGTAGTTGATCTATAAAGATTTTGACCTTTTCCCCTCACCATTTAATGATAAACTTGACCATCTGGCATGATGGCACTGCTAAAATTAACCGAAAGAGTATTCGCACTACTCAAATCAGCGCCAATCAAGTTAGCATTGGTCATGTCAGCTGAACTTAAATTAGTACGAGCAAAAAACACTTCCATCAAAGAAGCATTGCGCAAAATCGCTCCATAAAGATTAGAGCGACTAAAATCAGCACGATTCATCCGAGCAAAACTCATGTTAGCCTGTACCAAATTACAACGAATAAACTTAGCTTCAGGCATAGCAGCACTTTCCATATTAACCATTGCCAACTCAGCATCAGTCATATTAACTCGCTCCATTTTCACATTAGCCAAGTTAGCACCAATAAACTTAGTACCGACACAAATAGCATCCGTTAAAAAAGCACCATTGAGATTAGCCTCCGTTAAATCAGCACCTGTCAAATCAGCGCCCCTCAAATTGACATCACGCAAATTAGTACCAATTAAACTAGCACCCTTCAACTCAGCGCCTTTCAAATCAGAGCCTTGTAAATCTGCCTTATCAAGATTTGCCCCTTTGAGATTAACTCCTCTAGTCCTTTTTTCTTGACGTAAATTAGCACTGCGCAAACAAGCACCCTTCAAATTAGCATTATTCATATCTGCATTGCGAAAATCCGCTTCAATCAAATTAGCATCAAGAAAATTAGCTAAAGTTAAATGACTTTCCTTAAAATCGGCTTTCTGCAAAATAGCGCCATGAAACTCCGCACGATGAAGATTAGCACCCAAAAAACTGGCTTGATTAAGATTTGATCCTGAAAAATTCGCCTCCACCAGATTAGCGCCCGTAAAATCAGCCCGACTGAGATAAGCAAACAAAAGATTCGATTTCTGTAAATTAGCCTTAGCTAAATTGATGCCAATTAAATCAGCATGACTCAAATCAATTCCTGCTAACATTGCTCCGATAAATTGAGTTTCTCCCGAAGTAAAACGCTGAATAAATTCGTTAATTTCCATTTTTTTAATACCTAATTTTCTGATAATTAATTTGCTTAAAACAAGACCTTAAAACCCTTGTAATAAAGTATCGTTCACATAATCAATCAAATAATACAAAATGCTACTTCCCTCTCCTGTGGGAGCAGGGCGTTTTCATTCTCAAAAATGTTAGTTTCTCAAACTAGCCAATAATCTGAAATTCAGAGGTTTTTAACTACTAATAAATCAATTAATAGTAAAAAATCCTCCTGTCTCCCTGTCAACCTGTCTTCTTGTCAAAAACAAATCAATTTTGATCCTGACTTTGAAAACACCCTGCTGTGGGAGAGGGGTTGGGGGTGAGGGCTTTTAAGAGAGATCAAACTCTCTATTTTTTCTTATAAAAATGCTTAATAGCCTCAATTAAAGCCGTAAAAGTCTGTTTATTTTCTTCTAATTCCAAGCCCTCAATGGGTGAATTAGCCACATACTCTAACTTGTTAGTGATAGTCTTTATATCCTTATCATGATGCTCAAACATTCTAATTAGTAAATCATCTAAGTTACAAGTCCTTACAATTGACCAATGTTGCTCCACTGTTTCAATTTGATAAGTAGCATAAAATAGCAGAATTTTCGCCCTTAAAGGATTTGTATATTGCATAATTTCCTGTTTTAACTCAAATAAATTCTCTACTTTTAACCAAGGAATAACTTGTCCTTCTGGTACACAACTAGGCTCAACTTCTTGCTCAGAAAGAGGCTCAATGGTTTTAGTTTCGGGGGGAGATGCTACTTCAATTTTTTGCACAACATCAATTTCCAGCCCTTGAGTGTTAATTTTTGCCTTAATTAATTGGGTATCTTCTTCTACTTCCGATGAATTCGTATCTTTATCAACTTCCACTGCTTCATAACGATACAAAGTTCCCAATTCGTCAACAATGGTATCGGCAATAAAGGAGTAAAAATTTTGACGATTGATGCTGGAAACTACATTTTCTAAAGCTCTTTTTAATCTTTTACTACTAGGATATAACTCTTTTATTTCCATGATTAACTCTCGTAAATCATACATTTCAATGACATTAATATCATTTTCCCAGTATTGCTTACACACCGCAAAAATTAATTTTTTCATGCGAGGAGATTCCGCATGATGTTGAATATTGTCGCTAATGTGGAGGATTACCTCATTTTCCGATTCTTCTTCAGCGCCCGTATAATCATCCTCAAAGGAGTTACTTTGATATAATTCCGACATACGCTGTAAGACATATTTGGCAATTTTGTTATAAACTTCCTTGCGATTAAGAGTATCAACAGCATGATAAAGTAAGGCTTTTAAATCTTCAACGGTAGGATTATTTTGATATAAACTTTCCAAAAGACCTTGGAAGGAATAACTATTAACTACACTAAAATCAGCTTCCCAATATCTCTGACTGACATAGAAAACTAGCTTTTTTGCCCTTTTCGCTTCTTTGGAATGGCTTAATTCTTGGGCAATACTCTCAATTACGTCTGACGATACGATCATAGATTTTCGTCGGGGATAATCAGTTCCTTATTTTTGTAATTATAACGAATTAATCATAACATAATACACCTTTTTTCAAGTTTCAGAAGATAATTAACAATGGATAATGAAAAACTATACATCTTTTGTCCACACAGGATGGGCAAAAAGTGCATCAATTTCTCTCACCCCTCGCAGTTGATTGGATAGGGGTAAATGTCCCATAGGCGCACTCAAATCCCAGATAAATTCTTGGGGATATTTTGTCCATTTATTGCCACTTTTCCATTTTAATTTTGTCCATAATTCAATATAATCTTTTCCTGATGAAAGCCAAATTTTTCTTTGTAAACTATAACCAAATTTTCCTTCAGAATAAACATACCAAAGCTGATCAATGGTGTTTAAATCAACGGTAGGCATTTTGCTAATTTCAGTAAAATAAAGCCATTTTCTTTCTATTGCTTTTTCTCCTGCAATTTCACATAGTTTAACTCTGGTTAAAACATCAGCTTCTTGATATTTTTGCAAAATTAATAAATTTTGTAATTCACTGTAATCAATATTTTTTTCTGATCGTAAATCAACTACTCCTAAGGGAAACTTATCCGCTAGAATTTGTTGATTTTCTGAATCTTCACGATGTTTCAATAACTGGTAAGTTTTACCTAATACGGGGTTAGCTTCTTTGCCTTGAGATGAAAATAAAAACTCCCTTAAAAATTGGTATCCTTCCGCTCCTTGTTGAGATATATCGTCAATTAATTTGAGTTGATTTTTTTCTGAAGCCTGAGTAAATTTTTCTTTGAGAGTTTCTAATTCGTTCATTTTAATAATGTTGACCGTCTGTATGCTTTAATTTAGTTATCTTAATTAATAGCTAAAATTTGTTGAATAATTTTAGTAGTTGAAGTCGGTATTTCGATTTCCACCAATTCAATTTTACCACCATAGGACAAGACAGTAGGGGCTTCAGGCAAAGTTTCTATGGCATAATCACCTCCTTTGACATAAATATCAGGTTTTAGTATCTCAATTACTTTTGTCGCCGTGGCTTCACTGAAAATTATTACGCCATCAACCATGCGCAGATTACTGAGTAACTCTGCCCGTTGTTGTTGTGGTACGATGGGGCGCGCTGGTTGTTTTTCTTTCATCGGTTTAATAGTTTTGACGCTGTTATCACTATTCACACCGATAATCAGGGTTTTACCATGGGATTTTGCTTCTTTAAGGTAGCGAGTATGCCCCACATGAAGCAAGTCAAAGCATCCATTGGTAAACACCAACGGGCGCCATTGTTGGGGATTTTGTTGGATAATGGCGGTTATTTCTTCGAGTTGATAAATTTGACTCATGGAATAATTATGAAAATTTGCTGAAAATCGTTAAGTAATGTAACAT contains:
- a CDS encoding helix-hairpin-helix domain-containing protein encodes the protein MSNNSNWFEKTPQWIWGAFVPMFGGASLIFAGWKAKTNSWMAMGGGLIVGSLFMSSIFPPLMYLIWGGQVFLAFKFKQDYLIKTVPKGTKIPSSKIAQLLAEKRGQVDINNCSKDDIVYQLGLPIIYANDLEILRREGYFFTDIDELAEVAGIPEHLLQRIEPLIVFRYDLRKETDISWRRLNSYSVEELVNHGIDFESAKKIVSERTKNGQFNSLVDVLKRTKIPINVYRHLA
- a CDS encoding NINE protein yields the protein MKNRGIAIVLVFFLGGFGVHKFYLGNNFAGVLYLVFFWTFIPSILAIFDFFGLLLMSAQAFNAQYNFISGSSPSQFTFESTKDKVATLNELKKLYDNGIITAEEYEEKRRKFLDSI
- a CDS encoding adenylyltransferase/cytidyltransferase family protein, yielding MSQIYQLEEITAIIQQNPQQWRPLVFTNGCFDLLHVGHTRYLKEAKSHGKTLIIGVNSDNSVKTIKPMKEKQPARPIVPQQQRAELLSNLRMVDGVIIFSEATATKVIEILKPDIYVKGGDYAIETLPEAPTVLSYGGKIELVEIEIPTSTTKIIQQILAIN
- the rsmH gene encoding 16S rRNA (cytosine(1402)-N(4))-methyltransferase RsmH, with amino-acid sequence MKTDENSAHISVLASELISALHLTEGGHYLDATLGRGGHTKLILDHYDSITMTVIDRDAEAFLATQQLLPPSYLKRLTFWHGNFAEFLPQEQQFNGIIADLGVSSPQLDQAERGFSFRHEGDLDMRMDQTQPLSAKDIINHWQEKDIADVIYNYGEERLSRRIARKIVEKRPLHTTTQLADLVSLCYPPKGRYGRIHPATRTFQALRIAVNQELDSLRKFLDIAPHWLKSGGVIAMISFHSLEDRLIKHQFRDHPLLKVITKKPIIPSEAEKGDNGRSRSAKLRIAQRL
- a CDS encoding pentapeptide repeat-containing protein, with the protein product MEINEFIQRFTSGETQFIGAMLAGIDLSHADLIGINLAKANLQKSNLLFAYLSRADFTGANLVEANFSGSNLNQASFLGANLHRAEFHGAILQKADFKESHLTLANFLDANLIEADFRNADMNNANLKGACLRSANLRQEKRTRGVNLKGANLDKADLQGSDLKGAELKGASLIGTNLRDVNLRGADLTGADLTEANLNGAFLTDAICVGTKFIGANLANVKMERVNMTDAELAMVNMESAAMPEAKFIRCNLVQANMSFARMNRADFSRSNLYGAILRNASLMEVFFARTNLSSADMTNANLIGADLSSANTLSVNFSSAIMPDGQVYH
- a CDS encoding GUN4 N-terminal ARM-like repeat domain-containing protein; this translates as MNELETLKEKFTQASEKNQLKLIDDISQQGAEGYQFLREFLFSSQGKEANPVLGKTYQLLKHREDSENQQILADKFPLGVVDLRSEKNIDYSELQNLLILQKYQEADVLTRVKLCEIAGEKAIERKWLYFTEISKMPTVDLNTIDQLWYVYSEGKFGYSLQRKIWLSSGKDYIELWTKLKWKSGNKWTKYPQEFIWDLSAPMGHLPLSNQLRGVREIDALFAHPVWTKDV
- the ylqF gene encoding ribosome biogenesis GTPase YlqF, with amino-acid sequence MALIQWYPGHISKAEKQLKEQLKRVDVVLEVRDARIPLASHHPQVKEWIGEKPRLLILNRVDMITPDLKKLWQNWFVSQSETPFFANAKDGQGVKTISKAAQSCGVAVNEKRHNRGMLPRPVRAVVIGFPNVGKSALINRLLNRKIVKSARKAGVTRQLQWVRISDDIELLDAPGVIPLKLENQADALKLAVCEDIGDAAYNNQEVAEAFVDLLVNLGLEGALSARYGLDALDMTGEEFMNELGVMRYQGDRERGARQLLQDFRKGYLGQLSLEYPPCQE
- a CDS encoding M61 family metallopeptidase, whose protein sequence is MTPIKPNIHYHIKIKNPQLHLFDITLTIDNWQKENLDLKMPVWTPGSYLVREYSQHLQDFTATKSDQQTLLTWRKNAKNYWQIETKSENKITVQYKIYANELTVRTNHLDATHGYFNGAGLFFYIPEYEDIQYQVSIDTAPLPWHITTALKSVDEHTFIADDFDQLVDSPFEIGEQKIEYFQVLNKPHQWVTWGKGNIDTNKIIKDTKKIIEIETKIFGELPYDNYFFLLHLSGSGFGGLEHKDCCVLNYPRFGFQKKEKYDRFIQLVAHEFFHLWNVKRIRPKALETFDYDQENYTSSLWFCEGATSFYDIFIPYRAKIYDRLTLFSLLNKDITQYLNTPGRKVQPLRESSFDAWIKLYRRTPYSNNNQISYYLKGQFICFLLDLLIRKNSENKHSFDNVMGQMWQQFGKPEVGYTENELKNVIEDFAQEDLSKFWELYLDGTEELPFDEYLEPFGLMIEEKIEKKAPPTLGIIVQREGTTEKITFVDATSPAGIAGLQAGDELLAVDGFRVTGENLMERLQDYQPEDTIELTVFHEDELLTTKIKLATPQPSAYKLKTIPKMSALQQQRLEGWLK